In one Planctomycetota bacterium genomic region, the following are encoded:
- a CDS encoding MoxR family ATPase, which yields MSFAEDDLQAVSRLKKAHEQITSELGKVIVGQQQVIEELLIAIFARGHCLLVGVPGLAKTLMIRTLAETLSLDFSRIQFTPDLMPADITGTEVIQEDKSTGSRSFKFLKGPIFANVILADEINRTPPKTQAALLEAMQEHQVTVGGQRHRLTEPFFVLATQNPIEQEGTYPLPEAQLDRFMFNTFVDYPSEEEELQIVKRTTVEATQQLSPTLSADDILHLQHLVRKVPVADHVARYALRFTRVTRRNQDDTPDFINDYVSWGAGPRASQYLVLGAKSRAVLHGRYHATCEDIRAVAAPVLRHRIMTNFNAEAEGIKPDWIVQRLCETIPSPEEQVAERGNLPEVFRSADVG from the coding sequence ATGTCGTTCGCAGAAGACGATCTCCAAGCGGTTTCCCGGCTCAAGAAAGCTCACGAGCAAATCACCTCGGAATTGGGCAAAGTCATCGTCGGCCAGCAACAGGTGATCGAAGAGTTGCTGATCGCGATCTTTGCTCGGGGACACTGCTTGCTAGTGGGCGTGCCGGGCTTGGCCAAGACGTTGATGATCCGCACATTGGCCGAGACGTTGTCGCTCGATTTCAGCCGCATTCAATTCACGCCCGACCTGATGCCGGCCGACATCACCGGCACGGAAGTCATTCAAGAAGACAAGTCGACAGGCAGCCGATCGTTCAAGTTCCTCAAAGGGCCGATCTTCGCCAACGTGATCCTAGCCGACGAAATCAACCGCACGCCTCCCAAGACCCAGGCCGCGCTCTTGGAAGCGATGCAAGAGCACCAGGTCACGGTCGGTGGCCAGCGGCACCGGCTCACCGAGCCGTTCTTCGTCTTGGCCACGCAGAACCCGATCGAGCAAGAAGGAACCTACCCGCTGCCCGAGGCGCAGCTGGACCGGTTCATGTTCAACACCTTCGTCGACTATCCGAGCGAAGAAGAAGAGCTGCAGATCGTCAAGCGGACGACGGTCGAAGCCACGCAACAACTTTCGCCCACTCTGTCGGCCGACGACATCCTGCACCTGCAACACCTGGTGCGCAAGGTGCCGGTGGCCGATCACGTGGCCCGTTACGCCTTGCGATTCACCCGCGTCACGCGCCGCAACCAGGACGATACGCCCGACTTCATCAACGACTATGTCAGTTGGGGCGCCGGCCCGCGCGCCAGCCAGTACCTGGTGCTGGGGGCCAAGTCGCGCGCCGTGCTGCACGGACGCTACCACGCCACGTGCGAAGACATTCGCGCGGTCGCGGCGCCGGTGCTGCGACACCGGATCATGACGAACTTCAACGCCGAAGCCGAAGGGATCAAGCCCGACTGGATTGTCCAGCGGTTGTGCGAGACGATCCCGTCGCCCGAGGAACAGGTCGCCGAACGTGGAAACTTACCAGAAGTATTTCGATCCGCGGACGTTGGCTAG
- a CDS encoding DUF58 domain-containing protein has product METYQKYFDPRTLASLEGLELRAKRIVEGYVSGVHRSPYHGFSIEFAEHREYVPGDDLRFVDWKVFGKTDKIYLKQFEEETNLISYMLLDTSESMRYQSSQAAMSKLEYAQCIVAALSYLVLQQQDSVGLVTFDREVRSFVRASGNPSHLKQLLHVMSNAAAERKTRLGPVLHDLAERLKKRGVVLVLSDFFDDVPAMLTGLKHFRHRRHEVIVFHILDPAELDFPFDRMTLFKGLEEWPDLLTDPRSLRKAYLEEFGAFQKQLRVGCRNAGIDYFEMRTDQPLDMALTTYLTRRMMQYKM; this is encoded by the coding sequence GTGGAAACTTACCAGAAGTATTTCGATCCGCGGACGTTGGCTAGCCTGGAAGGGCTGGAGCTGCGCGCGAAACGAATTGTCGAAGGCTACGTCTCCGGCGTCCATCGCAGTCCGTATCACGGCTTCTCGATCGAATTTGCCGAACACCGCGAATACGTTCCCGGCGACGACTTGCGCTTCGTCGACTGGAAGGTGTTTGGCAAGACCGACAAGATTTATCTCAAGCAGTTCGAAGAAGAAACCAATCTGATCAGCTACATGCTGCTCGACACCAGCGAGAGCATGCGCTATCAGAGTTCGCAAGCCGCGATGTCGAAGTTGGAGTACGCCCAGTGCATCGTGGCGGCGCTGTCGTACCTGGTCTTGCAACAGCAAGACAGCGTCGGCCTGGTGACCTTTGACCGCGAAGTGCGGAGCTTCGTTCGGGCCAGCGGCAACCCGTCGCACCTGAAACAGTTGCTCCACGTGATGAGCAACGCCGCGGCCGAACGCAAGACGCGACTGGGGCCCGTGCTGCACGATCTGGCCGAGCGGCTCAAGAAGCGCGGCGTGGTGCTGGTGCTCAGCGATTTCTTCGACGACGTGCCGGCCATGCTGACCGGACTGAAGCACTTCCGCCACCGGCGGCACGAAGTGATCGTGTTTCACATCCTGGACCCAGCCGAGCTCGATTTTCCGTTTGACCGGATGACGTTGTTCAAGGGACTGGAAGAGTGGCCCGATCTGTTGACCGACCCGCGGTCGCTGCGCAAGGCGTACCTCGAAGAGTTCGGCGCGTTCCAAAAGCAGCTTCGCGTCGGCTGTCGGAACGCCGGCATCGACTACTTCGAGATGCGCACCGACCAGCCGTTGGACATGGCCCTGACCACGTACCTGACGCGACGGATGATGCAGTACAAGATGTGA